One Paenibacillus sp. FSL H7-0737 DNA segment encodes these proteins:
- a CDS encoding helix-turn-helix transcriptional regulator, with translation MDKVERLISIIMILLRKEIISTKEFSQLFNVSKRTILRDMETLSLSNIPIYSITGVKGGYGIMDEYKVDKRLLSSSDLQNILAALGGLEQILLTEEVERTIKKIEAMVSPLSLNRSIQLSFYEWEGRSEILETLKTCQTSILKKRLVSFDYTDKDGAVTNRMIEPYELHFSESSWYLKGFCLHRQGCRTFKLSRIDHITMDERAFHPRDDWSEQVHEANYLPEFVTIKAWISPSIKDQIIERYGRRSIEDHSSGFLLATIYVPQNRMGFQLLASFGTHLKVVEPKTYVEDFRNYLYQMMENYS, from the coding sequence ATGGACAAAGTGGAAAGACTCATTTCGATTATCATGATATTGCTGAGAAAAGAGATTATATCTACAAAGGAATTCTCACAACTATTCAATGTTTCCAAAAGAACGATCCTTCGCGATATGGAAACACTGAGCTTATCGAACATCCCGATCTACTCTATCACTGGGGTCAAAGGCGGGTACGGCATAATGGATGAATACAAGGTGGATAAACGCCTTTTAAGCAGCTCCGATTTACAGAATATATTAGCTGCGCTCGGCGGATTGGAACAAATCCTCCTTACTGAAGAAGTTGAAAGAACGATAAAAAAAATAGAGGCAATGGTTAGTCCTTTGTCTCTGAATCGTTCCATTCAACTGTCGTTTTATGAATGGGAAGGTCGGTCCGAGATTCTTGAAACCTTAAAGACATGTCAAACATCCATTTTAAAGAAAAGGCTGGTTTCGTTTGATTATACAGATAAAGACGGGGCTGTAACGAATAGAATGATCGAGCCCTATGAGCTGCATTTTAGCGAATCAAGTTGGTACTTGAAAGGATTCTGTTTACATCGACAGGGATGTCGAACTTTCAAGTTATCTCGGATCGATCATATTACTATGGATGAACGCGCGTTTCATCCTAGAGACGATTGGTCAGAGCAAGTACACGAAGCAAATTATCTACCTGAATTCGTCACGATTAAGGCATGGATATCGCCTAGCATAAAAGATCAAATCATCGAAAGGTATGGTCGAAGAAGTATTGAAGACCATAGTTCTGGATTTTTATTAGCAACCATTTATGTCCCACAAAATCGTATGGGATTTCAACTTTTAGCAAGCTTCGGCACTCATCTAAAAGTTGTAGAGCCCAAAACCTATGTTGAAGACTTTCGAAATTATTTATATCAAATGATGGAGAACTATTCCTGA
- a CDS encoding phosphotransferase, whose amino-acid sequence MPKEEVLKGGNVNHIVRMANTVRRPIGYWSPNVHELLKHLEQQGYEGAPKFLGIDDSGREILTFISGEVPGNNYPNLEPYMWTDETLVGLAHLIRRFHDVTTVFRFNMEDRWQLSYAEDAEHEVICHNDAALYNVVFQKEAPVALIDFDMAGPGPRMWDIAYTLYTSVPLASFAPDHTSGTIVAYQCEIHAVERRRRIHLFFEAYGIPVPNNLRQWIIQRLIVLCDTLRNGAADGNPAFQKMVDEGHLAHYESEIRFVTDHFEDWI is encoded by the coding sequence ATGCCTAAGGAAGAAGTGTTAAAAGGCGGTAATGTAAATCATATAGTCCGTATGGCGAACACTGTTCGCCGCCCTATAGGTTATTGGAGTCCGAATGTACATGAACTACTCAAACATTTGGAACAACAGGGCTATGAGGGAGCACCAAAATTCCTCGGAATCGATGATTCTGGTCGTGAAATATTGACATTTATTTCTGGAGAAGTTCCAGGGAATAATTATCCAAACCTTGAACCGTATATGTGGACGGACGAAACGCTTGTGGGTCTGGCACACCTTATACGTCGTTTCCATGATGTGACTACAGTGTTCAGGTTCAATATGGAGGACAGATGGCAGCTTAGCTATGCCGAGGATGCCGAACATGAAGTGATCTGTCATAATGACGCAGCATTGTATAATGTTGTCTTTCAAAAGGAGGCTCCTGTGGCGCTCATTGATTTTGACATGGCAGGTCCAGGTCCGCGTATGTGGGACATTGCGTACACCCTTTACACATCTGTTCCACTTGCGAGTTTTGCACCTGACCATACTTCTGGAACCATAGTAGCATACCAATGTGAAATACATGCCGTAGAGCGACGTCGGCGAATTCATTTGTTTTTTGAAGCTTATGGAATTCCCGTCCCAAATAATCTGCGACAGTGGATTATACAACGTTTGATAGTACTGTGTGATACGTTGAGAAATGGTGCTGCTGATGGGAATCCTGCCTTTCAGAAAATGGTTGATGAGGGTCACTTGGCCCACTATGAGAGTGAGATTAGGTTTGTAACAGATCATTTCGAAGATTGGATATAA
- a CDS encoding DUF4855 domain-containing protein, with protein sequence MKRSQRYPRRSSLLLSFVLILSIVFSVQPSVVKGEGDRSPKISQGQEDQQPLLEVPNQQGQQEKSDPDLEQQPQSNLEQPLAAAAATGYFPPNTAASGNVKNMALLYTGYYGGRTTYEGREIGTYDKNTLLPYVAHYNSNNVMDDTFFDSFLFLGINTSDYRDFGDTADPAKWTYKADWEWYINRIFTSNQQLDALNQATQQVATTLNLTNYKSKVYIMLPYPNSEITNFGDVDNDGISENLNSMPSNMTKVTKWYIDTVLSRWNQAQYSNLELKGFYWFHEDIDPGNPGEVNAINNSGNYLHTLGLKLAWIPYFGAGQSNNRNNYAIDFSIQQPNHYFVPETDYSRMTNVSTQAQTYNKGIEMEFDERAMFDPDFKNRFDNYLMAGVEYGYMTGAVKGWYQDIFGIYNLYKNKNNNGVNGVYDGRQMYEDIYKFVKGTYTIPVNLASGKSAVASSNQSSSLSAAKAVDNLPGTRWSSQQYSSTEWIYVDLGQANNIKRVKLNWEYAYGKSYKIQVSNDAVNWTDVYSTTTGNGGVDDIGFVPTTARYVRMHATERGTSYGYSIYEFQVYGDSVGSATTTNLALNNTATSSSNQEAALSPNNAVDGNVTTRWASQFADPQWITIELGQAYNINRVILNWELAYGKGYKIQVSNDTVNWMDVYTTTNGDGGIDDIFFTAVNARYVRMYGTQRAYSFYGYSLYEFQVYGKPNLALNKSATSSSNETSTLTADKAVDGNVTTRWASLYSNPQWIYVDLGQETRVNNVKLNWEYAHAKGYKIQVSNDATNWTDIYMTTNGDGGIDDIYFEPVNARYIRMHATDRGTGDWYSLYEFEVYGS encoded by the coding sequence ATGAAGCGAAGTCAGAGGTATCCAAGACGAAGTTCCTTGCTGTTATCATTTGTGTTAATCTTATCGATTGTTTTTTCTGTTCAACCATCAGTAGTGAAGGGAGAAGGGGATAGGTCGCCGAAGATTTCGCAGGGGCAGGAGGATCAACAGCCTTTACTTGAAGTTCCTAATCAGCAGGGACAACAAGAAAAGTCCGATCCTGATCTCGAGCAACAACCCCAGTCTAACTTAGAACAGCCGCTTGCCGCTGCTGCTGCAACAGGATATTTCCCACCAAATACCGCGGCATCTGGGAATGTGAAGAACATGGCCTTGCTTTATACTGGATATTACGGTGGACGAACGACATACGAGGGAAGAGAAATCGGCACGTATGACAAGAATACGCTTTTGCCCTATGTTGCGCACTACAACAGTAATAATGTGATGGATGACACCTTTTTCGATTCATTTCTATTTCTAGGAATCAACACATCTGACTATAGAGATTTTGGTGATACAGCGGACCCTGCCAAGTGGACCTATAAGGCGGATTGGGAATGGTATATAAACCGCATTTTCACCTCTAATCAACAGCTCGATGCCCTCAACCAAGCAACCCAGCAAGTTGCAACCACACTAAACCTAACAAATTACAAATCCAAAGTATATATTATGCTGCCTTATCCTAATAGCGAAATCACCAATTTCGGAGATGTCGATAACGACGGAATCAGCGAAAATCTGAATTCGATGCCTAGCAATATGACGAAGGTAACCAAATGGTATATCGACACCGTATTAAGCAGATGGAATCAAGCCCAATACAGCAACCTTGAATTAAAAGGCTTCTACTGGTTCCATGAAGATATTGATCCCGGCAATCCGGGTGAAGTAAATGCAATTAATAACTCTGGTAACTATCTTCATACGCTTGGTCTGAAACTTGCCTGGATTCCATACTTTGGTGCCGGACAAAGCAACAACCGGAATAATTATGCAATCGATTTTAGCATCCAGCAGCCCAATCACTATTTCGTTCCGGAGACTGATTATTCGAGAATGACGAATGTATCGACCCAAGCTCAAACATATAATAAGGGCATCGAAATGGAGTTTGACGAAAGAGCGATGTTCGACCCCGATTTTAAAAACAGATTCGATAATTACTTAATGGCCGGCGTAGAATACGGATACATGACGGGAGCGGTCAAGGGTTGGTATCAAGATATTTTTGGGATATACAACTTGTATAAAAACAAGAATAACAACGGTGTAAACGGAGTTTATGACGGGAGACAGATGTATGAAGATATCTACAAATTTGTTAAAGGAACGTATACCATTCCAGTTAATCTTGCAAGCGGTAAATCGGCAGTAGCCTCATCCAACCAAAGTTCTTCTCTATCCGCTGCTAAAGCTGTTGACAATTTGCCGGGTACACGGTGGTCAAGCCAACAGTATTCAAGTACAGAGTGGATTTACGTCGATCTCGGGCAAGCTAATAACATCAAACGCGTTAAACTTAACTGGGAGTATGCTTACGGCAAGAGCTACAAAATTCAAGTATCGAATGATGCGGTCAATTGGACCGATGTGTATTCGACAACGACAGGCAATGGAGGTGTAGACGATATAGGCTTTGTGCCTACAACGGCAAGATACGTGAGAATGCACGCAACAGAGAGGGGCACGAGCTATGGTTACTCTATTTATGAGTTTCAAGTATATGGAGACAGCGTCGGATCCGCTACTACAACAAATTTGGCGTTAAATAATACAGCTACGTCATCTTCCAATCAAGAGGCAGCTCTTTCTCCGAATAATGCGGTTGACGGTAACGTGACGACAAGATGGGCCAGTCAGTTTGCAGACCCGCAATGGATTACGATCGAACTTGGGCAAGCTTATAACATAAATCGAGTTATATTGAATTGGGAGCTTGCCTATGGCAAAGGCTACAAGATTCAAGTATCGAATGACACTGTCAACTGGATGGATGTGTATACGACAACGAATGGAGACGGGGGGATTGACGATATATTCTTTACTGCCGTAAATGCAAGGTATGTAAGAATGTACGGAACCCAAAGAGCTTACTCCTTCTATGGCTATTCTTTATATGAATTCCAGGTTTATGGCAAACCGAATCTAGCGTTAAACAAATCGGCAACATCCTCTTCCAACGAGACATCCACATTAACGGCCGATAAAGCGGTGGATGGTAATGTAACGACAAGATGGGCCAGCCTGTATTCAAATCCGCAATGGATCTATGTAGACCTCGGACAGGAAACCCGCGTCAACAATGTCAAACTCAACTGGGAGTATGCTCATGCTAAGGGCTATAAGATTCAGGTGTCGAACGATGCAACCAACTGGACGGATATATACATGACAACGAATGGAGACGGTGGTATAGACGATATCTACTTTGAACCGGTAAATGCAAGGTATATAAGGATGCATGCGACAGATCGAGGCACAGGCGACTGGTATTCTCTTTATGAGTTCGAAGTTTATGGCAGCTGA
- a CDS encoding VOC family protein: MSVKRIVTNIKTQNVSAAKSFYQDVLELDLLMDHGWIETYGLLGKENIQISFASQGGSNTPTPDLSIEVDDVDAVFERMKSAGYTIEYGPVDEPWGVRRFYVRDPFGKLINILAHGH; this comes from the coding sequence ATGAGTGTAAAACGAATTGTCACAAATATTAAAACGCAGAATGTTTCGGCAGCAAAAAGCTTTTACCAGGACGTACTCGAGCTTGATTTATTGATGGATCATGGTTGGATTGAAACATACGGCTTACTGGGGAAGGAGAACATTCAAATAAGCTTCGCATCACAGGGCGGCTCCAATACGCCTACTCCTGATCTATCGATTGAAGTTGATGATGTCGATGCAGTGTTTGAACGTATGAAGAGTGCTGGATATACGATAGAATATGGACCTGTTGATGAGCCTTGGGGTGTTCGGCGATTCTATGTCCGCGACCCATTTGGCAAACTTATCAACATCCTTGCTCATGGACATTAG
- a CDS encoding AraC family transcriptional regulator, with amino-acid sequence MQTHTSDSIKIPPGFWAGLIQLGITAQDIASKASLPLSLITESAVTTAQYFAIWQAYSDLVGDTAEGIIKLATVFETTQYPPTVLATYHAKDYRDALNRMVRYKRMCPPESLHIVEEGELCAIELNWQHPEYSGPPLLLGLTLAFLLELGRRGTGIPLTAQFVEFSQPIVNLEVLEAYFGCRIQIGAETNRLTLRRSDLDLPFISYNEELLEILTPVLDRTLAEQHGNRSITERVKWIMKRSLSGGQPEIQTVAKELRMSARTLQRRLTEENTSFKHLLTQARNEQARAYLADPSLDVKEVAFLIGYEDQNSFYRAFRLWEGDTPSNWRVKQEVWRKTLVTE; translated from the coding sequence ATGCAGACTCATACTTCTGACTCCATTAAAATCCCTCCCGGATTTTGGGCTGGATTAATTCAATTAGGGATAACCGCTCAAGATATAGCCAGTAAAGCAAGTCTTCCCCTGAGTCTTATCACGGAGTCAGCAGTCACCACAGCCCAATATTTCGCTATCTGGCAGGCATATTCGGATCTCGTTGGAGACACTGCTGAGGGAATCATCAAGCTAGCAACCGTTTTTGAAACCACACAATATCCGCCGACCGTCTTAGCCACTTATCATGCTAAAGATTATCGCGACGCTCTAAACCGAATGGTGCGCTATAAACGAATGTGCCCTCCAGAAAGCTTGCATATCGTCGAGGAGGGAGAGTTGTGTGCAATCGAATTGAATTGGCAGCATCCCGAGTATTCCGGTCCACCGCTGCTGCTTGGCCTTACACTGGCGTTTTTACTGGAGCTTGGGCGGCGGGGAACAGGTATACCTCTGACAGCACAGTTTGTAGAATTTTCACAACCCATAGTGAATTTAGAGGTTCTTGAAGCTTATTTCGGCTGTCGAATTCAGATCGGTGCTGAGACTAACCGCTTAACACTACGACGTAGTGACTTGGATCTGCCCTTTATCTCGTATAACGAAGAGTTGCTAGAGATTCTGACTCCTGTTTTGGATCGGACACTTGCTGAACAGCACGGCAATCGCTCAATTACTGAAAGGGTCAAATGGATTATGAAACGCAGCCTTAGCGGAGGCCAACCCGAGATTCAAACCGTTGCTAAAGAGCTAAGGATGAGTGCTCGTACCTTACAGCGAAGGCTTACTGAAGAAAATACGAGCTTCAAGCATTTGCTGACACAAGCCAGAAATGAGCAGGCGCGAGCGTATTTAGCAGATCCTTCCCTCGATGTTAAAGAGGTGGCTTTCTTGATCGGATATGAAGATCAGAACTCGTTCTATCGTGCCTTCCGACTTTGGGAAGGAGATACTCCTTCAAATTGGCGTGTTAAACAAGAAGTTTGGCGCAAGACACTAGTTACTGAATAA
- a CDS encoding hybrid sensor histidine kinase/response regulator yields MISNGVLDLRGQDLEKANLIRLDGEWSFYPSQFVSSKTSTIPKLTHSLQVPGNWNHAMGTDQTTSYGYGTYRLRILVEPLQEPISFWIKQIYSASSVEINGTPILNNGTVSLDANTYAPKTTSFTASYFSKNMTEIDVLIQVANFDHPYKGGISGPIFFGSQEVVNRTNFYTVGFQILTAIILLLHGLYACILYLFNPKERALFLVGLMTLSVAVILLARNDNLVLALLTINYTWSLKIRLIAFLWQNLFILLVFRKFTSGAEVNKWLRAYTWCLFLYTLFIFIVPAYLVSTSIHWGIIQVFQYIPFIWLIYSLGRLLFKRQDEKDVVFLLISGAAIISNLLWNLWDNNGHYSIVYYPVDIIAAIVGFSAYWFKKYFQNAKENMELNEQLKKADKLKDQFLANTSHELRTPVHGIMNIAQNIITKEKDRLYESSRQDMELLITISRRMSHMLGDLLDVVRLQEHRVILHQEPILVQSVVPGVINMLQYMTEGKPVRLSMNIPESMPPILADEKRLVQVLLNLVHNALKYTEQGLVSVSAEEKDAHVFIYVTDTGVGMTEETMARVFLPYEQGPHGINDGRGIGLGLSISRQLVELHGGSLSIHSELGKGSTFSFALPLADSYSEQIVREVSPITTYTPDEIYKQMAEWGISEQTNQHTDKIPPLFTNAKVNLLVVDDDPVNLNVLKGILENEPYLITTVNSAQEALDWLDKKSWDLLISDVMMPHMSGYELTQKVRARYSLYELPVLLLTARSQPEDIYTGFYSGANDYVTKPVDAVELKYRIRALTAMKISFNERVRIEAAYLQAQIQPHFLFNTLNSIAALSDMDTKKMQELITAFTSFLRISFDFLNIGELVNLSHELELVESYLYIEQTRFAERISVVWEVAPDINILLPPLTIQPLVENAIKHGLLKRKQVGTVYIRISRLNNAVKIEVEDNGQGMDHRALALLLEPTMKAKSGIGLANTHRRLMQLYGKGLFIQSKQGEGTLVSFVIPEDSE; encoded by the coding sequence ATGATTAGCAACGGTGTACTGGATTTACGTGGTCAGGATCTGGAGAAGGCTAACTTAATCAGGCTAGATGGTGAATGGAGCTTCTATCCTTCGCAATTCGTTTCGTCCAAAACTTCGACTATACCAAAGCTAACCCATTCGCTTCAAGTTCCCGGAAATTGGAACCACGCCATGGGAACTGATCAGACAACTTCATATGGATACGGGACTTACCGTCTGCGTATTTTGGTAGAACCGCTTCAGGAGCCTATCTCGTTCTGGATCAAACAAATTTATTCCGCGTCCAGTGTGGAAATTAACGGTACCCCTATTCTCAATAATGGGACAGTTTCTCTCGATGCCAATACATATGCACCAAAAACCACCTCATTTACAGCATCATATTTTTCGAAAAATATGACAGAAATAGATGTACTTATTCAGGTAGCAAACTTTGATCACCCCTATAAAGGCGGTATTAGTGGGCCTATTTTCTTTGGCTCTCAGGAAGTGGTTAACCGGACAAATTTTTATACCGTTGGATTTCAAATACTTACTGCAATCATCCTGCTACTACATGGGCTGTATGCCTGTATTCTGTATTTATTTAATCCTAAAGAACGTGCCCTGTTTCTTGTAGGGCTAATGACATTATCTGTAGCCGTAATCCTTTTAGCCCGAAATGACAATTTAGTTTTAGCATTACTGACGATTAATTACACTTGGTCATTAAAAATCCGCTTAATCGCCTTCTTATGGCAGAACCTTTTTATTCTGCTTGTTTTCAGGAAATTCACCTCAGGTGCCGAAGTCAACAAGTGGTTACGTGCTTACACGTGGTGTCTTTTCCTTTATACCTTATTTATATTTATCGTTCCTGCTTATTTGGTCAGTACATCGATTCACTGGGGAATCATTCAAGTGTTTCAGTACATTCCCTTCATCTGGTTAATTTATAGCTTGGGGCGCTTATTGTTCAAAAGGCAAGATGAAAAAGATGTTGTTTTTCTACTGATATCAGGTGCAGCCATCATCTCTAATTTGTTATGGAATTTGTGGGATAATAACGGCCATTATTCAATTGTCTACTATCCTGTGGATATTATTGCCGCCATCGTTGGCTTCTCAGCTTATTGGTTTAAAAAGTATTTTCAGAATGCCAAAGAGAACATGGAGCTAAATGAGCAGCTGAAAAAAGCGGACAAACTCAAGGATCAGTTTCTCGCCAATACTTCTCACGAGCTGCGAACACCAGTTCATGGAATTATGAATATCGCGCAAAATATAATAACGAAGGAAAAGGATAGACTCTACGAGAGTAGCCGGCAAGATATGGAGTTACTGATTACTATCAGCCGCCGTATGTCCCATATGCTTGGTGATCTACTGGATGTAGTACGTCTTCAAGAGCATCGCGTTATTTTGCATCAGGAGCCTATTTTGGTTCAATCGGTGGTTCCCGGAGTCATCAATATGCTTCAATATATGACTGAAGGCAAACCGGTACGGCTATCCATGAACATACCAGAATCTATGCCTCCTATTCTTGCGGATGAGAAACGACTAGTACAAGTATTATTAAATCTAGTGCACAACGCGCTCAAATACACCGAGCAAGGACTTGTTTCTGTTTCAGCTGAGGAAAAAGACGCTCATGTCTTTATATATGTAACAGATACCGGAGTAGGCATGACCGAAGAGACCATGGCGCGGGTATTCCTCCCCTATGAGCAAGGCCCTCACGGAATAAATGACGGGCGTGGAATTGGACTGGGACTAAGCATTAGTAGGCAGTTGGTAGAACTACATGGTGGCAGCTTGAGCATACATTCTGAACTCGGCAAAGGTTCAACTTTCAGTTTTGCACTACCCCTTGCTGATTCCTATAGCGAACAGATAGTAAGAGAGGTTTCACCTATAACAACGTATACACCAGATGAGATTTATAAGCAGATGGCTGAATGGGGGATTTCCGAACAAACTAATCAACACACTGACAAAATCCCGCCACTCTTTACAAATGCGAAGGTGAATCTCTTGGTGGTAGATGATGACCCTGTTAATCTGAATGTGCTAAAGGGCATTCTCGAAAACGAACCTTATCTCATTACGACAGTGAACTCAGCACAAGAGGCACTGGATTGGCTAGATAAAAAGAGTTGGGATTTACTGATTAGTGATGTAATGATGCCGCATATGTCAGGATATGAATTAACGCAAAAGGTTCGCGCTCGTTATTCCCTATATGAGCTCCCAGTGCTATTGCTGACTGCCCGCAGTCAACCTGAGGATATTTACACTGGATTCTACTCCGGCGCAAATGATTATGTTACCAAACCGGTGGATGCAGTTGAACTCAAATATCGCATTCGAGCTTTAACAGCGATGAAAATTTCTTTTAATGAACGGGTGCGTATTGAAGCGGCTTATCTACAGGCACAGATACAACCCCATTTCTTGTTCAATACTTTGAACTCTATTGCGGCACTCAGTGATATGGATACTAAAAAGATGCAAGAGCTCATCACTGCATTTACTTCCTTTTTGCGAATCAGCTTTGACTTTTTAAATATCGGAGAACTCGTGAACCTTTCACATGAACTAGAGCTGGTAGAATCTTATTTGTATATTGAACAAACACGATTTGCAGAACGAATTTCCGTTGTTTGGGAGGTAGCTCCAGACATTAATATCCTGTTACCCCCTCTAACCATCCAACCCTTGGTTGAAAATGCTATCAAGCATGGTCTGCTCAAGCGTAAACAGGTGGGTACCGTTTATATTCGGATCTCACGTCTGAACAATGCTGTAAAGATCGAAGTGGAGGATAATGGGCAAGGTATGGATCATAGAGCGCTCGCGTTGTTGCTGGAACCGACCATGAAAGCTAAAAGTGGCATCGGACTGGCTAACACCCATCGAAGACTGATGCAATTGTATGGTAAGGGTCTTTTTATTCAAAGTAAACAAGGTGAAGGTACTTTGGTATCCTTTGTTATACCGGAGGACAGTGAATAA
- a CDS encoding SDR family NAD(P)-dependent oxidoreductase, with protein MDMGLNNKTALITGSTKGIGKAIAFELANEGVNVLINGRNYEKVEQTVNEIKAKFPETSPKNATADIVDMEQREALFEKHPHIDILVNNMGIYELMSYDDVDDEIFEKYIRTNVLAANGLTKFYLPKMLENNFGRVIFIASEEAIMPSAQMPQYAMTKSMLLSLAKSLSKLTIGTEVTVNTIMPGPTLSENVHQIIDVMYPDEALTFSEKEKKFMAKNLPQSEIQRFIKPNEIGRLAAFMSSPYASAFKGSPIRMDGGMVPTIF; from the coding sequence ATGGATATGGGATTAAACAATAAGACAGCTTTAATTACAGGATCTACAAAAGGTATTGGTAAAGCTATCGCCTTTGAACTTGCCAACGAAGGCGTTAATGTACTAATAAATGGACGTAATTATGAAAAGGTAGAACAAACAGTAAATGAAATTAAAGCAAAATTCCCGGAAACTTCTCCAAAGAATGCTACAGCCGATATTGTAGATATGGAGCAAAGAGAAGCTTTATTTGAAAAACACCCCCATATCGATATTTTAGTTAATAATATGGGGATTTATGAACTGATGAGCTATGACGACGTTGACGATGAAATATTTGAAAAATACATCCGTACGAATGTTCTTGCTGCAAATGGATTAACAAAATTTTATTTACCAAAAATGTTAGAAAACAATTTTGGTCGCGTGATCTTCATTGCTAGTGAAGAAGCAATAATGCCGTCAGCTCAAATGCCACAGTATGCAATGACCAAATCAATGCTATTATCATTAGCAAAAAGCTTATCTAAATTAACAATCGGAACAGAAGTTACCGTCAATACTATCATGCCAGGACCAACACTCTCTGAAAACGTGCACCAAATCATTGATGTAATGTACCCAGATGAAGCGTTGACCTTTTCAGAAAAAGAGAAAAAATTCATGGCTAAAAACTTACCGCAATCTGAAATACAGCGATTTATTAAACCTAATGAAATAGGTAGACTAGCAGCATTTATGAGCAGTCCCTATGCCTCTGCATTTAAAGGTTCTCCCATCCGTATGGATGGGGGCATGGTACCTACTATTTTCTAA
- a CDS encoding OsmC family protein, with the protein MKHPFILNAVWNGGRNSDGTIEAGQLKTQISIPKEMGGPGVGTNPDEMLLGAAATCYLITLAAMLERSGLTTSSLTLTSEATVDVTNNIFTYEAIKHSPITTLTEDASQEDIDKAIRIAHKAEGSCMISRAVAGNVQITTEPTVLTSSM; encoded by the coding sequence ATGAAACACCCATTTATTTTAAATGCCGTATGGAACGGCGGTCGTAATAGTGATGGAACGATTGAAGCTGGACAACTCAAGACTCAAATCTCCATTCCGAAAGAAATGGGCGGGCCAGGAGTTGGAACGAATCCGGATGAGATGCTACTGGGTGCCGCGGCAACCTGCTATCTCATTACACTAGCAGCTATGCTGGAGCGATCAGGGCTTACGACTTCCAGCCTGACGTTAACATCAGAGGCGACAGTGGATGTAACAAATAACATTTTTACATATGAAGCGATCAAACATTCACCCATCACCACACTTACCGAAGATGCGTCACAGGAAGATATTGATAAAGCAATTCGTATTGCCCATAAAGCAGAAGGCTCTTGTATGATTTCCAGAGCTGTAGCAGGAAACGTACAAATTACCACAGAGCCAACAGTGCTTACATCAAGTATGTAA
- a CDS encoding LLM class flavin-dependent oxidoreductase — protein sequence MTTTSIKLSVLDLVPVFDNVDASFALGQAVELAQTAERLGYTRYWVAEHHDMPGLACTSTEVFLSHIGARTQHIRIGSGALLLPHYKPLKVVESFHLLASLYPGRIDLGLGRAPGGAAEVSLALSGNFLENVWKMPELLKGVTELLQGNYSYEGRQITARPTPPESPELWMLGTNKKSAAYAAEFGAGYVFGQFMSDVAGEEILQAYREAFIPSSVNASPRAIVAVGVICAETEEEAERLASSGMTLFQQEGSTEEKSKLLERKLLIGTPQSIKEKLEQLSHLYGVDEFIIVTMIPDYEKRLHSFELLARACWNSN from the coding sequence ATGACAACGACATCCATTAAGCTGAGTGTTTTGGACCTTGTACCTGTATTTGATAATGTGGATGCAAGCTTTGCTTTAGGACAAGCCGTGGAACTGGCTCAAACAGCTGAAAGACTGGGATATACTCGATATTGGGTTGCCGAACATCATGATATGCCGGGCTTAGCGTGTACCTCCACAGAGGTGTTTTTATCGCATATCGGAGCGAGAACACAGCATATCCGCATCGGATCGGGAGCTTTATTGCTGCCGCACTATAAGCCGTTAAAAGTAGTGGAATCTTTTCATTTGCTGGCAAGTTTATATCCGGGACGCATCGACCTTGGGTTAGGCAGGGCTCCTGGCGGTGCTGCTGAAGTAAGCTTAGCGCTGAGCGGGAATTTTCTCGAAAATGTTTGGAAAATGCCGGAACTGCTTAAGGGAGTCACCGAATTGTTGCAGGGGAACTATTCATATGAAGGACGTCAGATAACCGCCCGTCCGACTCCACCCGAATCGCCAGAGCTGTGGATGCTGGGTACAAACAAGAAAAGTGCAGCATATGCTGCCGAGTTTGGAGCAGGCTATGTGTTTGGTCAATTCATGAGCGATGTAGCTGGGGAAGAGATTTTGCAAGCTTACCGTGAAGCTTTTATCCCTTCTTCAGTTAATGCTAGTCCTCGGGCCATCGTAGCTGTTGGCGTTATTTGTGCCGAGACTGAGGAAGAAGCAGAGCGGCTAGCCTCTTCCGGTATGACATTATTTCAACAAGAAGGCTCAACCGAAGAGAAATCCAAGCTTTTGGAACGTAAACTGCTGATAGGCACACCCCAAAGCATTAAAGAAAAGCTGGAACAGTTATCTCACTTGTATGGAGTTGATGAATTCATTATCGTTACTATGATTCCAGACTATGAGAAACGGTTGCATTCGTTTGAGTTGCTTGCCCGCGCTTGCTGGAATTCTAACTAG